Below is a genomic region from Phoenix dactylifera cultivar Barhee BC4 unplaced genomic scaffold, palm_55x_up_171113_PBpolish2nd_filt_p 000948F, whole genome shotgun sequence.
GCAAAGTAAGAGCGGCCTTCCTCCACCATCCCGGCATGGCTGCATGCCGTGAGCACCCCAATGAATGTGACCCGATTAGGCTTCACCTCCGTCCTCTCCACCATCTCCTTAAACAAAGCGATTGCCTCCTGAGCCCTCCCATGCGCAGCAAGGCCAACGATCATAGCACTGTACGTGTACACATTTCGCTCTACCATCCCATCAAACACCTTACGGGCCTCGTCAACAAGCCCACATTTTGCATACATATCCACCATTGCCGACCCCATGACGACGTTCCTCTTGAACTCATATCTCTCGGCAATCTCCCGTACGAATCCCGCATGCTTCACGGCACCCAACTGAGCGCAACCGGAGATGGCGCCGATTAACGAGACCTCATCGATTTTAACACCTGCCTCTCGCATTCTATCGAACGTCTCCAATGCCTCTTTCGGCATCGAATTCTGGGCGTACCCCGTGACCATGGCGGTCCACGCCACCATATCCTTCACCGGGGTCTTCTCAAAAAGCCCCTCGGCGGAGCCCATGTCACCGGTCTTGGTATAGGCAACGATCAAGGAAGTCCAAGATATGGCGTCTCTCACAGACATTCGGTCGAATAACTTGCGGGCTGACGACAGGTCGGAGCACTCCACGTAGAAAGAGATGAGAGTGTTCTGGACGAAAAGGTCAGAATCGAACCCACCGGTGGCGAGGGCCTGGGCGTGGACCTGGGTGCCCATGGGGAGGCAGCGGGCGGCGCCGCAGGCCTTGAGGAGGGCGGAGAAGGTAAATGGGAGGGGCGGGGCGGGGGGCCAGCTGCGGCGCATGGCGGCGTAGAGGCGGAGGGGatgggcggcggaggaggaggcggagtaGAGGAGGAGGGCGGCGCCGCGGATGAGGGCGGTCCAGAGGAAGGAGTTGGGGCGGGGGACCTGGGCGAAGACGAGGAGAGGGTAGGGGTGGGTGGAGACGCGTTGGTCGGCGAGACGGCGGAGGAGGCGGGCGACGAGGAAGTTGCTGCGGTGAAGCCCGAGACGGACGATGCGGCCGTGGGCCTCTCGGAGCTGGCGGGGGCTGGCGGCGGCATCGAGGGCAGCGGTGAGGAGCGATTCGAGAGCGGcacgggggaggagaggggaagggaggtagaaggaggaggagacgagGATACTGGTGGTGGGGTTGGGTCCGGTGATGGCTCCGAAGGGCTGCGCTAAAACCAtccgagggagagagagagagagagagagagagagagagggtgggtGAGCGGGCGGGGGTTGGGGGAGTTGGTGCACTCAATCAGACAAATTATAATAACAATGTATTATAAATAATGTATAATATAATAGCATCATTATCACTTTATTCCATTCAAGTTCTTCAAACAATAATAACTATATTGGAGACGAATAACACcagaccaaaaaagaaaaaattatatcatgaatacaatataaattaaaaacaaacttcattttttaaaattccAATAATACATCAATATTTTTGAGATACAAGCAataaaatatatagaaaaaaaagcATATATAAACATATTGATGTACCTGTTCGGTGAATGGTATTGTTTGCAGAAGAATCAAAACTTGAACAAAGAATCCGtgcaaaactaatataagcaaaATAAATTCCTATTACTTATGCTAAACAATATCTTTTCCGAGCTACTATAAATGATTAGATATACAGAATTAATTTGGAGGCTAAATCATAGTGAAGCAGAAAATTAAAGAAGCTTCAATTTTTATTCCTTTAATTATCACCCCACCAGCTACTAGCATGCTACCCGTCAGAGCTGATCATGGGTCATACCTCGGGCCtaaactctatttatttttaattggattTCAGGCCAAGCCTATGCTGATATTTTCTATATCCAAGCCCAGCCGATGATCAGCTTTACCATCCGTTAGCCTAATATGATTTGGGAAGAGAGTTCAATGCGATCCCTTTGATATTTCCTATTAGTGGCCTATATTGACCAACTGGGTCCCATAATGGCACAACTAGAGAGAgcaagcaaagatccaattatgAGTAAGCAA
It encodes:
- the LOC103718042 gene encoding pentatricopeptide repeat-containing protein At5g44230; translated protein: MVLAQPFGAITGPNPTTSILVSSSFYLPSPLLPRAALESLLTAALDAAASPRQLREAHGRIVRLGLHRSNFLVARLLRRLADQRVSTHPYPLLVFAQVPRPNSFLWTALIRGAALLLYSASSSAAHPLRLYAAMRRSWPPAPPLPFTFSALLKACGAARCLPMGTQVHAQALATGGFDSDLFVQNTLISFYVECSDLSSARKLFDRMSVRDAISWTSLIVAYTKTGDMGSAEGLFEKTPVKDMVAWTAMVTGYAQNSMPKEALETFDRMREAGVKIDEVSLIGAISGCAQLGAVKHAGFVREIAERYEFKRNVVMGSAMVDMYAKCGLVDEARKVFDGMVERNVYTYSAMIVGLAAHGRAQEAIALFKEMVERTEVKPNRVTFIGVLTACSHAGMVEEGRSYFAQMKDEYGISPSADHYACMVDLLGRSGLVEEALELVKSMPVEPHGGVWGALLGACRIHGKTQIAKIAADHLFVLEPDGIGNYVLLSNIYASAGMWEEVSKVRKLMRGRGLRKNPAASWVEAKDGLVHEFFAGDGLHPRSREIKEALEELLRRLKQDGYVPVLSSVVYDVSDDEKERLLKGHSEKLALAFGLLTTTVGGTIRIVKNLRICEDCHLVMRLVSKVESREIVVRDNMRFHHFKNGECSCGEFW